One Salarias fasciatus chromosome 22, fSalaFa1.1, whole genome shotgun sequence DNA segment encodes these proteins:
- the LOC115409232 gene encoding G-protein coupled receptor 20-like — protein sequence MLVVGVALNSLALYVFCGASAHSSASAVYTINLAVADLLVALSLPARIALYHSGGRCAACSYVHTFSYFVNMYCSILFLTSICIDRYLAVVHASRTLHRWRTPGAARCISGVVWLVAVVVTYSFQTSALGFSSSCVLLPAHFYLSILEFLLPLLAVAGFSLRVTCFLSSSHGPAAQQGRARRTRAIRLLAAVLVVFTVCFTPFHVRQVLVYLRVRFAGEGLGRGTEHVFAYHITVTLSSLNSCLDPVVYCFVTDSFRRMWRARRRGSRAAGWELGHTGGANAERNLGSKCPGAALAIAHSVVTLTLTGSALADQPDRRSSSRSPDEREKTNKGDG from the exons ATGCTGGTGGTGGGCGTGGCCCTCAACAGCCTGGCTCTCTATGTGTTCTGCGGGGCGTCGGCCCACTCCTCGGCCTCGGCGGTCTACACCATAAACCTGGCCGTGGCCGACCTGCTGGTGGCGCTGTCGCTGCCCGCTCGCATCGCCCTGTACCACAGCGGCGGGCGCTGCGCGGCCTGCTCCTACGTCCACACCTTCAGCTACTTCGTCAACATGTACTGCAGCATCCTGTTTCTGACCAG TATCTGTATCGATCGGTACCTGGCGGTGGTTCACGCCTCCAGGACTCTCCATCGGTGGAGGACCCCGGGAGCAGCCAGGTGCATCAGCGGCGTGGTGTGGTTGGTTGCAGTCGTGGTGACTTACTCCTTCCAG aCCTCGGCGTTGGGGTTCAGCTCCTCCTGCGTTCTCCTCCCTGCCCACTTCTACCTCAGCATCCTGGagttcctcctccccctgctggccgTGGCGGGCTTCAGCCTGAGGGTCacctgcttcctgtcctccagccacGGCCCGGCGGCCCAGCAGGGCCGCGCCAGGAGGACTCGTGCCATCAGGCTCCTGGCGGCCGTCCTGGTGGTCTTCACCGTCTGCTTCACGCCCTTTCACGTGCGCCAGGTGCTGGTCTACCTCCGGGTCAGGTTTGCCGGAGAGGGGCTGGGCAGGGGGACGGAGCACGTGTTCGCCTACCACATCACGGTGACCCTGAGCAGCCTCAACAGCTGCCTGGACCCGGTGGTGTACTGCTTTGTGACGGACAGTTTCAGGAGAATGTGGCGGGCCCGGAGGAGGGGCAGCAGGGCGGCGGGCTGGGAGCTGGGGCACACCGGCGGGGCAAACGCCGAGAGGAACTTGGGGAGTAAATGTCCAGGTGCCGCCCTGGCCATAGCTCACAGCGTGGTCACGCTCACCCTCACCGGCTCGGCCCTCGCTGACCAGCCCGACCGGAGAAGCTCCTCCAGGAGCCCcgatgagagagaaaaaaccaACAAAGGTGACGGATAA